The following nucleotide sequence is from Psilocybe cubensis strain MGC-MH-2018 chromosome 13, whole genome shotgun sequence.
ctatttttctttgctgaACGTCAAATGCGGCCACCCTAATATCATAAATATACAGATTGCTATAATAAACGGTGCAAGTTGCCTGGGACGTTTGAGCTCAAACTATCTAGCAGACCTTTATGGACCTTTCAACGTGTTTATAACCGTCATGGTATGCACTGCGGCAACAATATTTTCAGTGCTTGGAGTGTAAGTACATTTGTTCTACCACTGTCAGGATGTATATGACCTTAATAGTGTAGTCGGTCATCAGCAACACTGATAGTAGTCAGCGTTATGTACAGATTTTTCTCAGGCGCCTGTCAGTATATTTTCTCTAGCTCATGAGGTCCGTTGAACTGTTTATATTTTGAACTTCCAGGGCTCTCGGTGTCTATGGCTGCGTTAGCATCGCTTTCTCGAAGCCCTCAGGAGGTTGGGTGAGTGCACCTCTTTCACTAATTAAAGACACTGACGCTAAATAAACCCAGAGCGCGTATTGGGTTGGCTCTCGCTCTAAGTAGTGCCGCTGGGTCTCTTGTATCCACCCCTATCCAAGGTGCCTTACTGGGTAGTGAATTCCGTTGGAGCAGGCCTGCCATCTTCTCGGGGGTACGTTCATATATTCTTAAGGGTGCTGATAGTAGATATAATGGTTCTTCAGGTGTTCATGTTGATTTCAGTGGCGTTTAACTTGGTGACACGGGTTCTCCTGGCCAAAGAGCGAGGAACACAGAAGGTGTAAATAAATATTTGAAGAGTGGTGTTGGATCTGAATGCCATcgaccttttttttttgagtcTTTGTTGCTATTATTTCTCAATTGAAGCCATGCAATCGCTTGAAAAAATGATTCATTTGCATGCTTAGTACACGAGTGTGCGCTTAATACTGCAAAGGGTTAAATAATTTGTCGCGATTTATGTGAAATTTATTTCCGGTTACCTTCCAAATATAGTAATTAATTCAATATCCTTCACGTATTTAGCCAAAACGCAAATAAGTTTTCCATACTTTGCCATAAATTATTTAACACTGCATGTGGTGAGTAATCAATCTTGGTCTGAATTGACACGGGTGAAATTTTGAATACTATACGTCTCCTTCGTAGACGTGTCAAAGAGTTTCGCATCACCAACTGAATGACCGCCATTGAACTGATAGGCTTGCTTGACCAATAGCTCATTTGAAGGATATGAAGAGATTTGAAGCAAAATTTAAGTGACGTTCGATTGAACTTTTAGGGGGCTGTCACACCAGCGTGTGAAATGTGACATGTTATCATCACCCTCGAATGTTCATTCAAAGCCCAGAATATCCCAACGCTAAACAAGAAGTACTAACCCAATTCAGAGTTCCTTTCCTTCAAACGCCTCTCATTAGCGAACGACACTCCTATTCCCAAGAATAGTTCCTTACTCCAATATGGTCCGTGGTCGTCCAACGCGAGGAGGAAGCGCaagaaaatccaaaaatcaGAAGACCGAAACCGTGACGGATGAGAAATTCGCCAGTTTGAAGCCGTTTGGATCATTTGTCGGTAAGAATCGCTGCATTCATGTGGTTTTAGTATTTGTATCCTGATTAATCTTAATACGTACTTCTTTTCTATGCACATCTGTTTTCATTCGGACGAACGTTTTCAGTGTCAGATCCAGAAACTAATGAAGGCCACAAATTCAAGAAGGAGGATAAGTGAGTATAATGTCGATAGACTCAACTGGCCTTACATTATCCTTCCAGCGTCGCCATTCTACCACATGGACGCGATCCAGGTAACCATATTGAAGACGAAGAGTACTGGATTGCCAAAATCAAGGACATACGCGCGGAATTACACGAGGATGGTTCAAATACGGTGCGACCTTGACTATGTTAGACACAATGAGGATTTTCTTACCCTACTTGATCGCTGATAGGTATGGGCACGAGTTCAGTGGTTTTACTCTGCCGACGATGTGGCGAGTGTTATAAAATCATTGTGCGCAATAATGCTTGTCTTGACGATTTTTTGTGTTCTAACTAAACATTACAATGCCCCTCCAGTGACAAATCTACCATCGGAAAATATGAAAAGATATTCTCGGACCATTATGACTATGTCGGGCCAGAATCATTCAATGGTATGCTTCGTTCCCTCTTGTAGTTGTATGCTAGCCAACGCGCACCTTCAGCTATCATTCCTATGGCCAAGTTTTACGAAAATGATCCTGAGCCGCCGTATATTCCCTGGGACAAGTTCTATCGGCGGTATACTTTTGAATATAAAGCAAGGATGCTCAAGGTATTATTGGCATACTCCTTGCTTATCAGATATTTCAGTCACTTGATCCTGATTTATTAGCCGAAACCGGGTTCGTCCTCATGTATGTGCAAGCAACCATACAATCCCAACGACACAAGTCGCACCAGCCTTATGCACTTTTGTCCTCGTCCATCATGTCGTAGAGCCTACCACCATAGATGCCTACTAGCCTCGAAATCTAAGGAAAGCGCAACCACCTTCGTATCAGGAAACTCTTCTCAGGCTACAGTTTCCGATATTCcgaaaaagagaaaacgtGGTGAACGCGGCTCCCTTCTCTCAGACAGCACCAAATCGACTCCCGATTATTCGGAAGGGAATCTTACTCCAAGCAACCCCATATTTAGTCGCTCGTTCCGCCTGCTCTCCTGCTCTCCCGATACAGACGAAACCATAAATCTTCAATCTCTCATCCCACTGACTGTTCAGAGCCCCACCGAGTTAAACGAAGCGGAAGAGATCGTCATTTCACGACCTGCtatgaaaaagagaaaaggtCGTCGCTCTGTTATCAAGAATCATGTCCCCTCGGCACCTCCCCGTCGGCCAAAACAGACGATCGTTGAAGCCCTCGGATCTGTCCCTTTTGAACTGTTACACATTGCTGAGCAACCACTTGTTCGTGGCGCAGCGTTTGCGAATGGTGGTATTTCGGGCAACATCGCATTTGTGACTCGCGCTCGTAGACTTCTGTATAAATTGCTGCAAGGTGAACCTATGCCCGAACgttgggaagatgaaatcTTTGTCCAGGGTGAAGGCGCTGATTTAACAAATGCAATTGTGAAGATTGGGGCTTCACAACGACCTTTCCCTCCTTTTGTGTGTCCGAATTGCAAGAGTGCGATCTGACCAGATGTGGTATTTCATCCCATTTTATTATCATTCCTTGTGCAAGATATTCTTTTTGCTTCGACAACGTCTTGACATATCATCGATACCAAGTCTTCATTCATCATATTCATGCCCATCTCAACATTGTCCGAGTGCTCGCATGAGAGCGAGTCGTGTTTTCACAATTATTACCTATAGTGCTATATTTTACACTTGTACATAAACTATACAACTATATTTCAAATTTCTTACTTGATGTGATGATCCAAAACAAACAGTTCTGAGAATGTTGGTAGCTGAGAATCACGAATGACTGAGTGGGTGCACAGGCATAACTGAGTGACGAGACGAATCCGAATCTTTGGAGCAtatagaagaagaggaagttgGATTTGAAGGAATAGTGTTAGAAGTCGACAACTTTGACAATCGACGAAAGATGCTTCCAGATTTGCCCTCCGATTCAGGGTTTGGTGCGTTGCTGGATGGCAGCCTTGGTCTTCGCATCGACGTGACAGACCTCCGCAGGCTATGAACGACTCCTTGCATTTTGGGCCGCAACGTTGATTTTCTCACAAGGTTCACAAAGTTACCTCCAGCAGACGGCGAGGCTGTTTGTCCTGAGGTATTCGACATTGTCGAAGTCGTTATAAGATCCGGAGGTAAGATGTCTTGAAACGTCTTTGGGACATTACTATCAGGTCCGGTGGGTATAGTAGACCTCCTGCCAGTTGCTACGGAAAATGGCTCGAGTTGAGCATGACAAAATTTAGATATGTACTTACAAGAAGCAAAGGCGCTTGGCCTTGTTTGCTCTAGCGAGGAAGCAGACGCGACGGGTGTCAAAACTCCATACTCCGACCCTGGTTCTCCTCGGTAtaacatcagcaaaagtgctcggatccccaaatgccttgacaaggcatttggaggcgtccaaagGCCCCAATGCCCGAAAGGCATTGTGCGGTTCGTAACGAGAGACTCCGAAGACTGAAAGGCTTCgaattatttattccaagGAAATGATTTAGGTGGTACTAAATATagccaaatcatttggttaaaatttgagagtgTCCGTAACATTTaggcaacatttgggagtcccaaaaacatttggcaAACATTTGCCAGTGTTTAAATGTTTTACACTGTTCACATGGTTCCTTATTTAGTGGATCCCTCAGATTATCATAGCAAGTAAACAGAACTTGTTGCATTAAGAAAACTTATACTACAACATGACTCCAAAAGGTACAGAGAAGCGAGAAAGTGGttaaataacaaaatgatgctgagatgatgtcatcaatagaTGTTACCCATGAATTATAGGAGCTACTTTGGTTGCATGATGTAAGCAAGGTGTGTGTGCAGaagtgcgcatatactcacctaAAAGTTTGGGAACTAGTGAATAATTATATACCAAGCCGGATATCCAGTAGATCTAAGGCAGAAGGAGAACGGTCTACGAAAAGGCAGATACATGGTCAGTTGAGGATgatctaatcagaaaggaagTGGCAGAATTACCTGTGAGTTAGATTCAGCTATGATATACGAAGACTTAGAGTTGAAaagtccaagcccaagtcccACCAAGCGTCGCCGGAGTAGTGAACATGAGAgtatgtggaaagaaagaaacgggggttgaaagagattattatgcacaaacaaacaaatatttgatcTCCGATTCACTCCGATTTATGCTGATCGCATTGTGACTTCGTTGACAGTCGAGAAATTGTACAGACCGGATGACCAACTGTACAGAATTCTAATTAGAACTAATGTGGCTGTATAGCCAGTAAATTTTGGTGTGGATGAATTATTTCATCAGCATTTGAAAGTCCTGTAAACATTTCTCATAACCGAAGTGTaaaaccaaatgttttgtgacctcttttaattttgttaAATGATTCCTTCAAGGTTGCACAGTCtacgaatttttttttgtaaattgtagttactagaaattatttggtgcttgttttgtgcttcaaaaatgtttgtggggcctccaaatgaccaccaaatgatttgagtgttcccaaatgttgcccaaATGTTTTGCGTGACATTACTGTGTCACGTAAAACATTGGCATGCCTTATAAGGCtcccaaggcatttgggggtctggtcacttttgctgatgaaaTTGCCATGGGAATCTTGAAAAGTGTATACTCTTGTATCACTATCGTAGCTTATACGCTTGAAGCCCTCCGGTAGGCGCGAGAGATCCTGGTCATATCAGAAAATAAATTAATCCTTTTTGTCAATCGTATATCGATCATTAACAACAGAAAAGAGACCTTACATCGTCGTGATGGGTAAATCGGTTGCTCATACTGTACTTGATGATTGTGAAGATAGGAGTGAAGGCTAAAGGAGGTAGTAGTTGGAAGAGAACCCAACGCAGGCCGCGTGTTGATGAGTTGGCCTACAAACCAACCACCTCCAACCATCAGCTGCAACCAACCGCACATGAACGAATTAGGGGTTTCATGAGACAGTAAAATCTCCGCTTGAATTGTTACGATGCAGTCCAGACTGTCCAGTTACTGCTTGTCACGTTCTTTATTTCCTACCTCGACTTGGAGCTCGCACCATTCATCCAAGCAAATAATAGGTCTGGTCTAGATCTTGTAAATCCATAATTCCGCTCTATATCCTCTGATATTTATTCACCCCAATGAGCCGATGCAAATCTGATTATTGGTGACCCCCCCTTTTTCGCACAAATCGGGAAAAATACTCGATAGGAGGAGGCGCAGCTTCGTCTTTTGTGTCTTTATTGGAACTCTAGAGCACTCACTGTCAACTGACTGGGTTCTTGTTATTCACAACTTGTGGAAGTAGGTCTGTCTGGCGAAAATGGAATATTAGGGCAAGCTGAAACTATCTGCCTTTTACTTTGTCTGGGTTGATGCACCTCGTATGATCACTCGTGCTGTCTGATTTATGTCAATCTCGTGTTGTGGACTCTGTTCACCTTATCGCCTGGGTCTAAAGGTTTGCCAAGATACTGGCCAACGAAACTCATGACCTTCGTCACGCTGTGGTGAGGTGGGAAGGCCTATCTCTTGTATGGATGAAAGGGGCATTtatatggctgtccgtttgcacatttaataccaaagtataaacttctttccccatacatataaatCACAATTTTTCTTGAACCCAACTATATACCTTGGTGTCCCGGTTATAGAGAGATAATTTCCGAGCATAGAAGAAATTATCCCGATCATTGTATTTGCATGCCCTTCagtttgaatgggagctGCACACATAAGGGTATGCTATCCATACATAAAAAACTCAGTACCATA
It contains:
- a CDS encoding Aspyridones efflux protein apdF; its protein translation is MVCTAATIFSVLGVRSSATLIVVSVMYRFFSGAWLSVSMAALASLSRSPQEVGARIGLALALSSAAGSLVSTPIQGALLGSEFRWSRPAIFSGVFMLISVAFNLVTRVLLAKERGTQKV